From Triticum aestivum cultivar Chinese Spring chromosome 7B, IWGSC CS RefSeq v2.1, whole genome shotgun sequence:
AAAGGAGATCGGTCCCCCTTTTGTTCACCACCTAATTGAAGTCGGCATTGAGTGGAATAAGTTGGTAAGTTTTGTGAATTTCTTTGTGTCTTATAATTTACATTctcttctactccctccatttttgtatacaaggccacaaacccatattatagGTACCAAGATAGAAACTAATGGTCACTTAAGCCAATGTTGCAAACTAGCCTCTTCTCCTCGCTTGACGTGTTAATTAATATGTAGTTTTCTCTCCAACACACAACAAGACAACTCTCTCACTCCTCATTAGTTGATTAATGCGGTGTGCATGCATGGGGTATTAATGTCCTCGGTTGCTAacttgctagtacgaggcaaacctcaTAAATTTTATCTCGATTGGTGTTAGTGACCTTGTAtagctgcaaattgtaattttgatagtggcttTGTATACAAAAATTGAGGGAGTGGTTTTGTTTGTTCCCCCAAATTGGTTTTGATATTTTACTATTCTTTCGTTTGTTTTTTATGTAGTTAGGTTTCAGTTTAACAATGTCTAGGTGTCGATGCTACCATCTAAGTGAATATGCGGTCGGGCGATGAAACCTTTTACCACGGTTGTCTTTCTTTTTGTTGTTCTCTTTGCTTACTTTTTCAAAGAATATACTAACTAATATTGTGAGTACATTCATCAGTTAATTATGTTTTGAGTGTTCTAAATCCATGAGCAGTCTTCTGTAATTCCTCTCAAGGTACTAACCTAGTAATGTTTATTCTTCGAGTGTCAGTACAAAACATTAACCAAGTTATCTTCATTTTTTCGGTTTCATGATTATTTTCACTCTTACAGCCTCAACTTTGTCTCGCATGGTACAACTTAAGATACTAACCAAATTATATTCACTCCTTAACCTTAGCTTTCAGTTCAATTTTATCCAAACCGTGAAAGCTTTATAACGTGTTCCTTTTCAAAATTTAAGTATGGACTTGTAACCTACTCTCCCCACTTTTCTCTTACTCCTGTATGAGATAGCAGGTCGAAGTTGGATCTCTTTTGGGACTCCTCCCTCCATGTcttgccctccccctcccctacacCGTTGCCTTTCGCTGTGTCCTGTGTTATGCTATTCATTCCACAGTTGGACATCAAATTTCGCTGAGACCAAATAAAATTCAGATATAAGAAAAAGGCAAAGCCTACGACACAAGCATTTCGGCAAGTCCACTGTGAATTCAGGCCCCAAGCAACACACGGATGAAGTGGCACCGCATTACACTGTGACTGGGGAAACGTTTCCCTTCGGCGCGCCGGCCGAACGACAGTTCCAGACGCGCGCGCGCCGCAGGATCAGGCAAGATCCAACGCCTCAATTGAACTACTTCTAGTCCACACATACCGATTTTTCCTTATCTCCTTCNNNNNNNNNNNNNNNNNNNNNNNNNNNNNNNNNNNNNNNNNNNNNNNNNNNNNNNNNNNNNNNNNNNNNNNNNNNNNNNNNNNNNNNNNNNNNNNNNNNNNNNNNNNNNNNNNNNNNNNNNNNNNNNNNNNNNNNNNNNNNNNNNNNNNNNNNNNNNNNNNNNNNNNNNNNNNNNNNNNNNNNNNNNNNNNNNNNNNNNNNNNNNNNNNNNNNNNNNNNNNNNNNNNNNNNNNNNNNNNNNNNNNNNNNNNNNNNNNNNNNNNNNNNNNNNNNNNNNNNNNNNNNNNNNNNNNNNNNNNNNNNNNNNNNNNNNNNNNNNNNNNNNNNNNNNNNNNNNNNNNNNNNNNNNNNNNNNNNNNNNNNNNNNNNNNNNNNNNCGACTCCCCCCTCGAACAGTTTGCCTTCATCCGCCGTGGCACTCTTCAACCCCATTTGCGCCCACCTTTTAGGGCCCCCTCACCAGCGCTACCTCTCCCAGGCCACCTACACATCGTGCCACCATGGTTACCGGTGCTGCTCAGTGGAAACGGCTGGCTCCAAACCATCATCACTATGAACGATGAGCTCGGTCGTCACCAGCACGAAAGCTGCTACGACTGGAATCGTGAGAGATGTTACGACCATTGATGTGAGATGCTCGAACTAGGCGCTGGAGGAGCTGCCACCATTGGAGGAATTTGCTACATCCAATTCCGGCGAGGGCAAGACCTATAACGATGTCGAATAAGTTTTTGTTGCAACCCACATCAGTTTTTGCTATTACCGATGTCTACATTTGCTACCACATGTGATGACATTTGCTACATCATTCATGATGATGTAACAACCCCGACGGCATCGACGatgttttttgctacaaccggctatGGTGAAAGCTAACACCGGACTCTTTTTGTTACAAACATTCACAGATTAGATGCGACATGCGATGGCGACGACGACGTTTGCGGCAATCATTGTCGGGTTTGCTACGACCGACGTCGTTGTTTGCTACATCATTCACGGCTTAGCTGCGACAtgcgacagcggcggcggcggcggtagcgtTTTTGCTGCAGCCGTACCTGAATTTTGCTGCAACCGGTGAAGTTTTTACTACATCTATGCACAGCTTCCACAATGATGAGCAGCACGAGATGCTAGTGGGGGGTGCCTCGGGACACGAGCCGACCGGCGGCTGGACGAGATGCGTGCAAGGAAAGGGGAGACGTTGCGACCTATGGTCATGTGATGCTACGACAGCATGTCTGAAGGAGACGGGGGCTGGACTGCGTGCTTCAAACTGGGGGCACATTGGTGCAGGAATGCTCCCGTGAGCAGCGTCGTGAGGAGGGGAAGCGGCGATGTGCTACCCTCGCCGGAAGCGCACTGCCAGGGGCACAGTCAGCCGGAGGCGCTAGCCTTGACCAACAGATTGGGGACCGGCTGTAGGGAGTCATATCGGGCGGCTGCCAAGCGACCGACCCAAATTTGGACCGGCGTGCCGGCGCCTAGCCCTAGCCTTGTGATTGGGATGGCCATCAGTGGAGTAGGCCGGATGCCACCGTGACCTACAAACATGCATGGCGCAGGAGATGGCTACCGCTCGGGGTCGCTCGAGGAGAGTAGCGTAAGGGTGTTGATGTCGCTGCCGATCTCCCTTGTGTGCACCACACGCGGTATTTGAGACATAAACCTATATAATTTCTGGGACCACGCGCGGTCCTAGCAAGCCATCCAGGCAAGATGCATCTATCTAGTTACTAAGCTCCCAGGAAATAAAGCTCCTTGGTGAATTGGGAGTTTGTTGGACGAGTGGGTCTCGGTTGTCAGCCTAAGCAACCGATGGTCTAGATATCTTCACTTCTTTGTTGATTGGTTCAGTGGTTTtctattaattgagttttctattaATTGAGCTGCAGTGGCATGATCTATAGGAAAACATACTTATCATCATATGCAGCTGGCCTTctacccactactagggaaaagcctagcagcagcgcgggttttgggcctattagcagcacgggggccggcgctactaataaggcgctacaactaacttatagcagtagcgtgggtgccacccacgctactactacgtccttcagtagtagcgtgggtaaaatcccgcgctactactaccagcgtggattttttttaaaaaaaatcgaatAAATATTTAAAtttttttccctaattttcaaatttctgaattattttaatctcaaatctctaatcacccctcatatCCAAATCTctgactactccagcctgagcacgcttaactttcgggttctattctttcacgtttccaagtctgcacttgttgttttcctgacaatagtaagatgtcaatcctattaacctcaggaatttagcttgagcatgaagtcacacatttcactatttgagtttgaaactattgttctaaaaaaatagtaacactaatatttcttgaataattagtttgaccacagtttggccatagtttgaccagatttgaccaacattcaaaaaaactaaaataattatttagtaacactaatattctagaataattagtttgaccattgtttgaccacacagtttgaaattttttcgattttttccactctagatcttaaaagccctgtaaTTTTTTTTCTgctaggtttttgaggattttgaaaatgattaacggggttcccccgttaaatttggatgtaacttttcgagtaaatgatttttcatataaaaaactttttcatccgagttcgtatgcaaaagttatgcccattttacaaattctcgagagattttgcaaataaagtcgaaattcatatttgtaaattttcccaacaactagaccacatatcacatgggaaacttattttcttttatttttttgacatttccatcattttcttttatttttttttaaaactgaaaaggcgattcgggggggtagagtttgaaaatgggacctttagtagtagcgcggttttttaccccctcgctactactatggcaccacttagtagtagcgagggctaaaaaccaacgctactgctatcaaacttagtagtagcgaggttttaaaaacccgcgctactactatggcatgtcccggggggcacattagagaccgcttagtagtagcaagggttaaaaacccgcgctactgctatcaacttagtagtagcgaggtttaaaaacctgcgctactgctatcaacttagtagtagcgaggtttaaaaaccctcgctactagtaactttctgtgtataggcttttccctagtagtgaccagAGGTGAATTTTCTGAGTCATGCTTAATGTTGTCCAATATTTACTCTctttgtaccaacttcaagaaagTCATATGGCCCAGTTAAAAAATTCCTATTCACCTAGATTTAAATTTGATCGAAGTTATTTGTCACCAGAGGCATAGGGATTTTCTACCTAACCTTCTCACGGTTCCTAAGTATCCAGGTATAATTTTGATCTTTGGTTGGCAACGTGCTATCCACGATATGATAATGGTAAGTTAACCTGGACATTTTGCCAGGATTGATGTACACTTCAGCAAATTTTGGATATTAATGTTGGTGTGGTTGTGTAGGTTCTAGAAGCATTTCTTACACCAGGATCTGAATTGTTGATGTTCAATGAGGTGGCAGAGAAGAAGAGGGAGAAAAACTGACTGACGATGGTATGGATATTTTTGGACTAACAAACATTAAGTTGTACATAAAGAAGGGAATGTTGTCATCAGGCGGCACTTAGAAAGCTTGCCTCTTGAGACCTTTGATTCTGTGAGTATATGCTCCATCGTAGAGAGAAATAGAGTACTCTGAACTTTTTTGTTCAAACAATTATTGTTTTTATGAATCGGCCAATGTGGTCCAAAATGGCAAGTCAGCATTGCCCTGCATTTCTTCTACTCTAAGTTTACCTGTGCTGAAATTCACCCAATGCCAACTTTGAAACCACATATTTTGATTCTTGCAGATGAGTCGGTGGAGGATTCCATTTGAAGAATTAGATTCATGGTGCTTAGCTACACTTTCTTCTAATTCATGACGTGCAGGTGAGCAACAAGCAGCCTGGCTTCCGGCTTGCCAACACTGACGAGTCAACCATTAATCCAGAACTGAAGTCAGAGATTAAGTAGTCTCTAGACGATGTGTTTGTTGTGATCGTGAAAAGGTGACTAATTTTACAATGTCATCTCACTTTTTTGAAGTGCAACTATATATTATGATAGCAAAAGTAATCCATGCTAATAGAAATGATGACCGTGCAAGCATATATTAAAGTAGTTCTGATCTCACCCGAGCCATTAGTACTGTACATAACCTCAATGTAAATAACTTCAGTACCCCAGCCTGAAATTGTTGTTCGTGAGTAAATAAACATTACAGTGGATCAATGCAGTAGGAATATCTTGTAGTAATTCATGTTGTATTTTGTAAAGCTCATGGTTAATTATTGAACCCATGCATGTTGATGTTCCATGATATCTAACAAAGCTGTACTTCCGCACAGTGCATCTTTGTTCTTTTCCTTTCTCACAgctaattattgaatgcatgctataCTATATTGATGCTCAAGAGATATGCAGTATACTCAGTAAAGGCTCCTTTAATACTATCTAACATAGCTCAACTTCAGCAAATTCAAACAGTGCATCTTTGTTCTTTTGCTTTTTCTTTAGACTTAAATTTAGGTGCAAATTCAGCAACTCTTGAATACAGCAACTTCCAGGTTGAGACAACTTGGACCACAGACGATCTCGAAAAATCCTGAAATGAGGCAGGCAACCCCACCtttttcttttataaaaaaaaGTACTCACCGTGAGAAGAGCGGCGCAGCAGAGCGCGCGTACCCCTCTAGTCATATAAATGCCTACTGATTAGAGTTATCACGCACGCTATATCTCACTCAAATATACGACCGAATTTCAATCTCAACTAACAGGGGATAAAATAATAAGCGAAATTAACACCCGTTCATGTTTAACCTATAATATTCATGAGTACTGTACTAGACTAAAACTCCATCAAAACACAAGTAGAAAAAACTCACAGCCTTCTTCCTAAACTCGGATCCTATTTATAACAGCCAACCTAAAAGATATTGCGCCAACTAGCTAGCCATCAAGCTGATGCATTATGCAATGTAGTCCTCATCGAGAAACTCCGTCAAAGGCTGTTGCAGCGCCTTCATTACAGCCTCCCACCCAGCATGTGTTGGGTGTGTCTGGTCCCAGTAGAATGTCTTGTCGGGATTTTCGCATAGGTCGTACAGGCGCTTCCCTGAATGGCTACGCTCTCCACAGAACCCTCCCTCATCGGTACTCTCGCAGCATGGGGTCAGCTTGCCATCGAAATCCTTGGACTGATCCGATCCTCCACCTGCATGCACAAAATATATATGCATGGTTACATAATAGAATTCATACATAAGGAACCAGATTTGACTTACAACATCAATGCGCATATATGTGTATTTACCAGGGGCGTGATTGACGATGTCAGTGAAGGCTGAGTAGAGGTCCAGAATGTGAACGTTATCCCTTTCGTCAAGCATTTGCTTTAGATACTTGTTGTGGACGGACGCGCCATAATTGCCAAGAAGGTCGCATGTGGTGTAGTTGTTCGAACTAGTATGCAAAGGCGTGCAACCAATGGGATGCAAATTGTTTACTAGCACTTTTCTCACCCCAAGCATCTGCAGTTGTGCCACGTTATCTAGGATCTCAGTCGCCACGTTTCCGATGTAAGTGTCGAGCTGCATGCAGGAGAAGTAAATTAGTAAGGTGGAGATCAGTATAATTAATTGACTTTAATTTGTATGTGCGAGTATGCTAGGTACTACTTACATCATCGAAGCTTGTGTAGAAGCCGGTCTCAAAGTCGGAGTTGCTCATGTAGTCATTGCCGGAGATGGCGATGAGCGCGACGGAGTGGTGAAGCTGATGTGTTGAGATGACCCCGTCGTTGACAAGCCTCTTGAAAGTTTGAACCTGTGCGGCAAGGGTCGGCACCTTCTTGGTCTTCACCTTGAAGACACCAGCGCCCCCaaaagcaaaggtcatgccagatgaGTCAGAAGATTGATCTGATGTGAGCTCGTACGCTGGAGGGGCTTCATTGAGGCCCAACATCCTTGCTGCAAGGACAAGGCAGTAGATAGAAACGATTATTTTGGATGCATGCATCTTGATGTATATACTTGAATAACATATGAGTACATCATACCGATAAAATCTGATTGCATCCTGTAGTTGGAGAAGCGCCCGGCCAAAACAGGAGACGTAGCATAATGAGTGTTGAGATAGGAGCCGTATGGGTAGCTCCATTGACGTGATGTCTTTTCACCAATGTTGTTTGGAACATTGCCGTTGTCGACAAAGTCGTCGCCGAAGACAAACATGCTGGACCATTGGTTCTTCGACCGCTTTGAAGAAGGTGTGCCTCGGGCCTCCACACGTGCAGCTGCAACATAGATCGAGCATGTCAGTACATCGTGCGTGCATGCTGAAAGAACATGAAGAACCGGGCAAGATTGAACTTGAAGTGATCGCTAGCAACAGATATGATCTACTAAAACGAAGACATGGCGGCACGCTAGCAACAAACATCCAAAAGGAAGACATGGCAGCAAGTAGTATGTAATCCGTGCATACCAgcaaagacgacgacgaggaggagaagacACGCAACAGCCGGAGGAAGCTTCATGGCCGCGAAGCCTGCGGGGGCAGCCGTCCGGCGCCCGGCGAGaaaggagatgatggagagggaggGAGATAGGGATGGGGATGGGATCGTGGTGTGGGCGTAGGGCTATATTTGTAGGAGGAagaatgcacgtgtaccttagtgTCCTGCTCCAGTTAACTTCGATTCAAACTTCTTACCTCGGACGATCAACTTGGAGGGGAAGGCGCTGGAGCATGTCTTTCGCCGACCTAATCTCGTTGACGTTCCATGCATTCCTCACGATTCTCTTAACCTCCTGACGTACTCATCCCGGTCTTCTTTTATTTGCCCATAACGAATTTTCTGCCCATTGTTCCTTCTAGATGGTCGCCCCATCGCAAAGTTCCTTTGTAGCTCAGGCTACATGGTACCTCTTATTCTCAACCCTCCAGCTTTACTTTGAGATCTGTACTCTTCAACTAACTTACAACGTGaagatttttcttttttgtttctctaaaatgaaacaacatatgaacttcaaacttcgCTGATCGAACAACATTAGAATATCAATGTGTGAAAAAACCTTCAGATATTTTAGTCTgatataaatatacaaaatgagattttGTTTGACTAAAAACATTATTTGAAGTAtttaaaatgcatgaaaaaatctgaaagttttttctcaGATTGTAGTTTAGAATGTATTGTTGTTCTGCAAAATTTAAAGTTTATATGTTATgtcatttgagagaaacaaaaaagacaaatgcgTCTGCACGGATTGCGATGCAGAAATGGATCACAAAGATAAGGGGTATCATGTAGTCTGAGCAACAGAAAACCACACACCCATTCTCCAACCAACACGACACCACAGGAGTGGCCCCCGTCATTGTTCTTGGATAGTCCCATTTCATCGAGAATCTAAATCCCCTTAACCATGGCGGCGCCCTCCACCGTCAACTGCTCGCTAAATTGATAGTGCAGCGATGTCGGATAAGTAGTTCTTGTTGGGGCTGATCGGAGCAGCTCCTTCTTCCTCTTGCAGCTCACAAGGGACACACAGAAACACAAGTATTTTGGTGGCCGCTGCtgctgagtaaataggcaatttttcgatTAATTTAATCCTAGAAATAATCATGAACATGGTATTGACAGAATTAACGACATGCTGATTACGATTTAAATAAGCACATAATACGCAAACAGTAGACACTTCTACACATAATGCTAGTACGGCTAATGTAGAATAAACATGAGCGGGATAAGCGAGTTATACCCTCCGACCGGCCAGGCAGAggccgcagcggcggcggtggcagcatcaGCGTCCTCGgcagccttcttctcggcctcgagctTCTCGGTGGCAAGACGGGCCACTCGGTTGACtgagacatggtgatgacgaagacgtAGAGGAAGCCGTGGATCAGTGGCGAGCAGTCCCTTAGtcgcttccgaaaaatctaatcgcccctctcccgtagaggatccggagaggcggggtttcggagacctgctctcccttCAACCGTGTACGCGGCAGACAGGATGGAGTCGCCGGCTGCAGCAGCAGCAATGGAACGCCTGGGTGTGACAGCTAGGATTGGCAGACGCCCCACAAATATATGTGCAACCGTGTGGAGAGACGTGGGGTGAGCCCACGTCCGAGTCGGTAACAACCCACGATCTGATGTCTCAGATCGTGGTCCACCTGTAAATGATTCTTCGTTCCTGACAGACAAAAATAAGCGCATAGATGTGAGCTCGGCTCGACTCGT
This genomic window contains:
- the LOC123160554 gene encoding GDSL esterase/lipase At5g03610-like, with translation MKLPPAVACLLLLVVVFAAARVEARGTPSSKRSKNQWSSMFVFGDDFVDNGNVPNNIGEKTSRQWSYPYGSYLNTHYATSPVLAGRFSNYRMQSDFIARMLGLNEAPPAYELTSDQSSDSSGMTFAFGGAGVFKVKTKKVPTLAAQVQTFKRLVNDGVISTHQLHHSVALIAISGNDYMSNSDFETGFYTSFDDLDTYIGNVATEILDNVAQLQMLGVRKVLVNNLHPIGCTPLHTSSNNYTTCDLLGNYGASVHNKYLKQMLDERDNVHILDLYSAFTDIVNHAPGGGSDQSKDFDGKLTPCCESTDEGGFCGERSHSGKRLYDLCENPDKTFYWDQTHPTHAGWEAVMKALQQPLTEFLDEDYIA